A segment of the Pedobacter faecalis genome:
CGTCCTGCAACCTTCGAAACGGTTGTTGGACAACACCACATTACCGGCACGCTTAAAAATGCCATCAAAAACAATCAGTTAGCCCAGGCGTTCCTTTTTTGCGGTCCGCGTGGCGTAGGTAAAACCACCTGCGCAAGGATTTTGGCCAAGACCATAAACTGCACATCCCTTACTGCTGAGCAGGAGGCCTGCGGTGAGTGTGAATCCTGTCTCTCTTTTCAGAGCGGGCATTCCTTTAATTTCCATGAATTGGATGCGGCCTCCAATAACTCGGTAGACGACATTCGCAGCCTTATTGAACAGGTACGCATACCGCCTCAGGGGGGTAAGTACAAAACTTACATTATTGATGAGGTTCACATGCTTTCTGCAAGTGCATTTAATGCCTTTTTGAAAACGCTTGAAGAACCTCCTTCTTATGCCATCTTTATCTTGGCGACCACTGAGAAGCATAAGATATTACCGACAATTTTATCCAGGTGTCAGATTTTTGACTTTAACAGAATCCATGTTGAGGATATTTCGGAGCATCTGGGCAGGATTGCGAAGCGGGAAAACATTCTTGCAGAACCCGACGGGCTCCATATTATTGCGCAGAAAGCCGACGGTGGATTAAGGGATGCCCTGTCTATGTTCGATCAGATTGTTAGTTACACCAACCGGAATCTTACCTATAAATCTGTAATTGAGAACCTGAATATTCTTGATTACGATTACTATTTCAAACTGACACAATTGCTGGTTTCTTCCGATATAAGCGGTGCATTGGTGCTTTTCGATGAAATATTAAATAACGGCTTCGACGGAAATAATTTTATCAACGGCCTGGCAAGTCATCTTCGCAACCTCTTGGTATCTAAAGATCCACAGACAACCAAATTGCTGGAAGTAAGTGAGAACATCAAACAAAAATATATCAGTCAGGGTCAGGCTCTGTCAGCATCGTTTATACTAACGGCACTCAATCTTGCCAATCAGTGTGATCTTAACTATAAAAACAGCAAGAATCAGCGCCTTCAGGTAGAGCTTACGCTCATAAAAATGTGTCATATAGAATCAGTGGTCAGGTTGTCTCAACCTCTTGCGGCACACACAGACACTGACAATGCTCAGATTAAAAAAAAAACGAATTTAGTCATTGAGGAAATAAAAAAAGTCGAGTCAGTTCTGGAAAAAACATCAGTAGTACCCGACTCAGCGGTTTCAAAGAATGTACCTGCCCCCGCCACTCCTGCGCCGCCCCAGAATAAAATTGCGCTAAAACCATCAGCCGGAACTTCTAAGGCTTCCATGCTCATCCCTTCTTTAACAGATCTTGAAAGTATCGCCAGTGGTGATAACGATAAAGAACCTAAATATCTGACCGGGAACGATGCTGAGCCCTTCACTTTCGATCAATTGCTTGTTCATTGGAAAGAATATGCATCGCTTGTGAAAGAGAAGGGTAAGATAAATGTATACACTCTGCTTACCTGTGACGATCCGGTTTTAGATCGGCCTGAAGAAATAACCGTGCATGTAGAACATAAAATTCAGGAGGGTCTGCTGCATGATGAAATGATCGACCTGCTAAACTTCTTACGGCCGCGCTTAAAAAACTTTAATGTTACCGTTAAAGCAAAGCAGATCGTCCGGCCCGTGGTTAACAGGCTTTACACCAGCACAGAGCGCTATCAGTACCTGGTAGAAAAGAACCCGAAACTGGAAGACCTGCGCCGGATGTTCAACCTCGACATCAACAGTTAACTGACCGGCCGGTCATTTATCGGATAGCCCTCTTCATCAAGGTCGTCGCGCTCATCCTCTGGCGTCCGCGCAAGGAACTCATCTTCAGGATCTAAAACAACGCTTTCACCTTCGTCTACATGCATCCCAAGTTGCTCCAGAGTTTTCTCAGCCTGAGTTTCCTTATCAGCATATTCATCACCTATATAGGGATTGGCCTCATCAAAGGTCGAGTCAAAATCTGCCCCATTATCAGAAGGTACTTCATATCCAAAAGGATGATCGTAATCCTTGTCATCTCCTTTAACATCAACTTCAAATGTGTTTTTGTCCTTGTCGAAAGAAAGGTTCTCGAAATCCCGGGTTTCTCCCAGATCGTCACGATGGATGAGATCGCGTGCAGGCTCCTTAAAATCTTCTTTATTGTTTTCTGTGTTCATAGTTGTCTGTTTTGAATAGATAACGCCCGACCAGACCACTTTGTTTGCCGCAAAAAAGCCCGCCTATGGTACAGATAGGCGGGCTTCAAACTTTAATAATGGAGGGAATTACACCTTTATCGTTTCAAGTGCTGAGTTCAGCGTAGCACTTGGACGCATTGCTTTAAAGGCCAACTCATCGTTGGGATGATAATACCCGCCTATATCCTGAGGTTTACCCTGTGCAGCGATCAGTTCCTCAGATATTACGTTTTCATTTTCTGACAGGAGCTTTGCCAGCGGAGCAAATGTATGCTGTAGTTCCGCATCTTTAGTCTGGGCTGCTAAGGCTTCAGCCCAATACGTCGCCAGATAGAAGTGAGATCCGCGGTTGTCGATCTGTCCGACTCTCCGGGCGGGCGACTTGTCATTAGCAAGAAACTTCTCCGTGGCGGCGTCAAGCGCTTCAGCTAAAACAAGTGCCTTCGCATTATTCTGGGTCTGACCAAGGTGTTCAAGTGAAACTGCGAGCGCTAGAAATTCTCCTAAAGAATCCCAACGTAAATATCCTTCCTGCAGAAATTGCTCCACATGCTTGGGAGCAGATCCTCCTGCACCTGTTTCAAACAGGCCACCACCATTCATCAACGGTACAATAGAGAGCATCTTAGCTGAAGTTCCCAATTCAAGTATCGGGAACAAGTCTGTCAGATAATCACGGAGCACATTACCGGTTACGGATATGGTATCCTCTCCTTTTCTTATGCGCTCAAGTGTAAATCTTGTAGCCTCCACAGGAGCCAGGATGCGGATATCCAGGCCAGAAGTATCGTGATCATTCAGGTAAGTCTTTACTTTGGCAATAATCTCACGGTCGTGAGCCCTGTTTTCATCGAGCCAAAACACAGCCGGTGTGGCCGACAAGCGGGCCCGGTTTACCGCAAGCTTAACCCAGTCCTGGATCGGCGCGTCTTTGGTCTGGCACATACGGAATATATCACCTTCTTCTACAGCCTGCTCAAAAAAGACGTTCCCCGCGGCATCCATAACCCGGATAACACCTGTACCCGTTGCCTGGAACGTTTTGTCGTGCGAACCATACTCCTCAGCTTTCTGAGCCATCAGACCGACGTTAGGGACAGAACCCATGGTTTTTACATCAAAAGTTCCGTTGGCCTTACAATCGTCGATTGTAGCTGTATATACTCCGGCGTAACTCCGGTCTGGGATTATAGCTATAGTATCCTGCTGCTTGTTATCTTTATTCCACATCTGACCTGAGGTACGGATCATCGCAGGCATAGAAGCGTCGACAATGACATCTGAAGGGACATGCAGGTTGGTGATGCCTTTATCAGAATTTACCATCGCGAGCGCGGGTCCGTTGGCAATGGCAGCATCAATGGCGGCTTTCACCTCAGCCTCCAGTGCGTTTCCGGAGATTTTTGCGTATACATCGCCAAGACCATTCCGGGTGTCAACGTTCAGTTCCGTAAACAAGTCTGCATATTTTTCAAAGA
Coding sequences within it:
- a CDS encoding DNA polymerase III subunit gamma/tau, whose translation is MDNFIVSARKYRPATFETVVGQHHITGTLKNAIKNNQLAQAFLFCGPRGVGKTTCARILAKTINCTSLTAEQEACGECESCLSFQSGHSFNFHELDAASNNSVDDIRSLIEQVRIPPQGGKYKTYIIDEVHMLSASAFNAFLKTLEEPPSYAIFILATTEKHKILPTILSRCQIFDFNRIHVEDISEHLGRIAKRENILAEPDGLHIIAQKADGGLRDALSMFDQIVSYTNRNLTYKSVIENLNILDYDYYFKLTQLLVSSDISGALVLFDEILNNGFDGNNFINGLASHLRNLLVSKDPQTTKLLEVSENIKQKYISQGQALSASFILTALNLANQCDLNYKNSKNQRLQVELTLIKMCHIESVVRLSQPLAAHTDTDNAQIKKKTNLVIEEIKKVESVLEKTSVVPDSAVSKNVPAPATPAPPQNKIALKPSAGTSKASMLIPSLTDLESIASGDNDKEPKYLTGNDAEPFTFDQLLVHWKEYASLVKEKGKINVYTLLTCDDPVLDRPEEITVHVEHKIQEGLLHDEMIDLLNFLRPRLKNFNVTVKAKQIVRPVVNRLYTSTERYQYLVEKNPKLEDLRRMFNLDINS
- a CDS encoding NADP-dependent isocitrate dehydrogenase codes for the protein MSDTSKIIYTKTDEAPLLATYSFLPIVQAFTASAGIDVEIRDISLAGRILANFPEFLNEGQRIEDALTELGKLATQPEANIIKLPNISASIPQLKGAIAELQAQGYALPDYPEDAQTDEEKTIKAKYAKVLGSAVNPVLREGNSDRRAPKAVKNYAKANPHSMGAWSPDSKTRVASMNEGDFYGSEKSVTVAEDTQFKIDFIGADGAVTELKGLSPLKAGEVIDSSAMSISKLKSFVARTISEAKDAGVLLSAHLKATMMKVSDPIIFGAIVEVYFADVFEKYADLFTELNVDTRNGLGDVYAKISGNALEAEVKAAIDAAIANGPALAMVNSDKGITNLHVPSDVIVDASMPAMIRTSGQMWNKDNKQQDTIAIIPDRSYAGVYTATIDDCKANGTFDVKTMGSVPNVGLMAQKAEEYGSHDKTFQATGTGVIRVMDAAGNVFFEQAVEEGDIFRMCQTKDAPIQDWVKLAVNRARLSATPAVFWLDENRAHDREIIAKVKTYLNDHDTSGLDIRILAPVEATRFTLERIRKGEDTISVTGNVLRDYLTDLFPILELGTSAKMLSIVPLMNGGGLFETGAGGSAPKHVEQFLQEGYLRWDSLGEFLALAVSLEHLGQTQNNAKALVLAEALDAATEKFLANDKSPARRVGQIDNRGSHFYLATYWAEALAAQTKDAELQHTFAPLAKLLSENENVISEELIAAQGKPQDIGGYYHPNDELAFKAMRPSATLNSALETIKV